GTGCTGCAAGACCCCATGAAGCACTTATGGTGTTTTGGCGCTTAAGGTTCTGAAGTATGGTGTGGACCGAACCATGCTCATTGTGCCTGGGAGCAGTGTCTCCTGAAATTTTTTCAGGTAAAAGTGAACAAAGTCCTGTTCCGTTTTCAGAAGTAATCGCCACCATATGTGACCCTGATATAGTGTTGAGTATGCGCGCATCATTGCAGCGCAAGCCTTCATCAATAAGTGTCTGGATTATTCTGGATTGAGTAATGATCATAAATACTTTATAAAGCTTAGAAGCATCTCACCGGGGCGGCTCGGGACCGAACGTGCGAGTAACTTATACCCCTCGTTTCCAGGCTCCGGCCTGGGGACGTTTTCTCTTGCGGCTCCAGCCGCTTCTTAAAATGTGGCTGGAGCCACAAAAAAAGAGGTGTTCCCAGGCTGGAGCCTGGGAACAAGGAAAAGCCTGGATTCCGGCTTTCGCCGGAATGACGATAAAGAGTAATAGCTTGCTTTAACCGTCACCCCGGACTTGATCCGGGGTCCAGTTTTTTTGAAGTTACTTGTAAGTGAGTTGAAGACAGTTTTTAAATACAGGCCCATATGTCTGCAGCCAAAATTACAGCCTACAATTTTGCATTAATTGGCACAAGCAAAACTTGACCGGAATATCTTTACAAATTCACGGTTTTGCTATAATGTATAATATTTTATTGAAGCAGTTGAACTTGAGATCTCATCCTGGTTGCAAGTCGCAGAATTGCGGCTGTGTACAATGAACTTTGAACGTACTTGAGGAGGAGCAACATGGAAAACTCTGATATTGAATATTTTAGAAATTTGCTCAGGCAGATGCTGGCAGACATCCAGCAAAAAGGAGAAAGCACATTAGAAGACATGACAGAAGACAGGGAGATGCATGCTGATCCTGCAGACAGAGCTTCTGCTGAGTCAGACAGGGCTTTTATTTTGCGACTTAGAGACAGAGATAGAAAACTTATTCAAAAGATTGAACAGGCTTTGGACAGAATCGAAGATGGCCGCTTCGGCATTTGTGAAGAATGTGATGAAGACATTTCCATTCCTCGGTTAAAGGCCAGACCTGTGACTACCCTGTGCATCAAATGTAAAAGCAAACAGGAAAAACAGGAATCTCTGCAAAATGATTAAAGGGTTAGTGTCTAATGCGGGTTTTACCCGCATCCCCAAAAAAGATATTTAACCGCCCGTTCACCCCTGTTGAATGGCTTCGCCGACACTTCGTGTATTCAACATTTTTCAGGCTGAAGGTTGGAGTTTGTAGGCTGGAGGCTGAAGGCTGAAGGCTGAAGGCTGAAGGCTGGAGGCTGGAGGCTGAAGGCTGAAGGTTGGAGTTTGGAGGCTGAAGGCTGGAAGTTGGGGGATAAGGAGCGTTCTTCCATGAACCAGTAAAGTATCAATCTTTTGTATAGTACCTCGCTGGGACTGTCCCAATTTCCAGAAAAGTGACAGACTCGTAAAGTTACTTGCAGGTTCGGTCTCGGGTCCTTAAGGTCAGGCGCTTCTACGTAATCAGCATCGATCATGCGCTTCACCTGGCAGTGTATCTGTACTGCTATGCGCTTGCAGATCTCAAATTGCCTTGTGTTGATCTGAACAAATCTGATGGACAGTTATATATGGAAGCTAATTTTTTCAGATATGCAGCAGCCGAACTTTTTGAGCTAATTAAAGGCTTGTCACTGAACAAGGTCTTTTCTCCGTGCCCGGGTGTATGGACTTTTTCATTTGGTAGTGCGCGCAATTTAGTATTTTACTGCCTTCCCAAAGGGGGAGGCTTTTTTCTTTCCAAAGACAAACCTCCAAACCCCTCCAATCCTTCTGCTGAAGTAATGTGGCTGCGCAAACGTTTGAAAAACAGAAGGATTTTAGACCTGATTAATGCATGGCCTCTTCGAAAAATGGCTATATCAATGTCGGGTATGCAGGAACACTTAGTTCTGGATACGATTAAAGGCGTCAGTATCGTTTCTGATCTTGGACCGCTTGTGCATGATCCTCCATGGCCTGACCTTGATGATATTCTGTCCAATAAAGATATCTGGAAAACGCACCCCCACCTTACTCCTGTTTTGCGCAATTCCCTTGAACAGATGAACGCGCATGACGGTCAGGTCCTTTTGGATACTCTTTCCCAGGGGCAAGTTAGAGAATTTTATGTCATTTATAAAGAAACAGGGGGTCATTATCTAAGCTGTTTCAAGCCTCCTGGTGCTAAACAATATAAGAGTTT
This genomic window from Desulfonatronovibrio magnus contains:
- the dksA gene encoding RNA polymerase-binding protein DksA, with the translated sequence MENSDIEYFRNLLRQMLADIQQKGESTLEDMTEDREMHADPADRASAESDRAFILRLRDRDRKLIQKIEQALDRIEDGRFGICEECDEDISIPRLKARPVTTLCIKCKSKQEKQESLQND